The Paracoccus sp. MC1862 genome includes a window with the following:
- a CDS encoding zf-TFIIB domain-containing protein, whose protein sequence is MKCPADGETLVMSDRSGVEIDYCPRCRGVWLDRGELDKIIDRAAVSMPPLPSVGQPTAAPDLQGSPQSGHERQDSYRSEERDRRRDHDDYDDDHRHGRKPKRRESFLGDLFDF, encoded by the coding sequence ATGAAATGTCCGGCAGATGGCGAGACGCTGGTGATGTCCGATCGCAGCGGTGTCGAGATCGATTATTGCCCCAGATGCCGCGGCGTCTGGCTGGATCGCGGGGAACTGGACAAGATCATCGACCGCGCCGCTGTGTCGATGCCTCCTCTACCCTCTGTCGGCCAGCCCACTGCAGCCCCCGATCTGCAGGGATCGCCGCAATCCGGCCATGAGCGGCAGGACAGCTATCGCTCCGAGGAGCGTGATCGGCGGCGGGATCATGATGATTACGACGACGATCATCGCCATGGCCGCAAACCCAAACGCCGCGAATCCTTCTTGGGCGACCTGTTCGATTTCTGA